The following is a genomic window from Candidatus Bathyarchaeia archaeon.
GTTGGAGGAGTTGAAGCGGAGGTTTGAAGGTGAAACAGCCGAAGAGATCTTAAAATGGGCGTTGGAGAGGTTTCATCCAAAAATAGCCCTAGCCTCAAGCTTCGGCGCTGAGGATGTGGTTTTAATCGACATGTTATGCAGGGTTCATGTAAACCCACGGATATTTACTATAGACACGGGTAGGCTACCTCAGGAAACGTACGTCTTGATCGACCGGATTAGGGAGAAGTACGGCATAACCGTAGAGGTCTACTTTCCCAAGACAGAGGATGTCGAAGCGATGACCAGAGAGCACGGCCTAAACCTATTCTACAAAAGCTTTGATTTAAGAGTTCTATGCTGCAATGTGAGGAAGGTTGAACCTCTGACGAGGGCCTTGAAAAACTTAGAGGCTTGGATAACGGGTTTAAGGAGGGAGCAGGCCTCCTCTCGAGCAAACCTTGCGAAAATAGAGTTAGATCGAGATCATGGAGGTTTGCTGAAGATTAACCCGATAGCGGACTGGTCTAGGAAACAGGTATGGAGCTACATAATGGAAAATAGGGTTCCATACAATGAGCTTTACGATAAAGGGTACTCCAGCATAGGTTGCGCTCCTTGTACAAGGCCGATTAATTCAGGGGAGGATGAAAGGGCCGGTAGATGGTGGTGGGAGGAAGGCACCGTAAAGGAATGTGGGTTACATCACAAATTTAGGGTGAAGAATAAGCCTTAGAAGGAGGGGAGATGGGACGACATCGGAGCCATACGGCGGGAAATTGGTCTCTAGGGTTATGGACGATAGGGAAAAGTTAAAATTGTTAGGGGAGCTCGATGAGCTTCCAATACTGGAGGTAGATAAAAGAGCAGCGTTGGACGTCGAGAAAATCGCTGTGGGAGCTTACAGTCCTTTAGATGGGTTCATGGTTGAAGATGAGTACCTGAGCGTGTTGTATAAAGAGAGGTTGTTAAACGGCCTACCCTGGACGATCCCCATAATGCTCACTCCAAGATTCGCCAACTCGGTGAAGAATGTAGAGACAGGAGAAGACATAATACTGTGTTTTCAAAGAAGGCCAATTGGTGTTCTACGCTTAGAAGAGAAATACACCTACGATAAAAGGATACTTGCTAAGCAAGTTTACGGTGTGCATGATCCCCATCATCCAGACATAGAGAAACTTCAAGCCTCAGGAGAAATAGCTCTAGGAGGTAAGGTGAAGTTAATTAACCCAACGCTTGAAGCGTTTCGAGAGTTAACGCCAAAGGAGGCGCGCGGCGAATTTAATATGAGAGGGTGGTCCACAATCGCCGCCTATCAAACTAGGAATCCTCCTCACTGGGCTCATGAATATATTCAAAGATGTGCGATGGAAATCGTGGACGGCCTTTTTATTCACCCCGTCATCGGAGAGTTGAAACGTGGAGATTTCCCACCTGAAGCCATAATTCAAGGCTACATGCCCTTAATCGAACATCACTATCCGAAAAATCGGGTTCTTCTTTCCCCACTCTCAATTTCCATGAGATACGCTGGACCTAAAGCGGCTGTGTTCTTGGCGATCATAAGAAAAAATTATGGATGCACCCATTTCATCGTGGGTAGGGACATCGCCGGTGTTGAAAACTTCTATGAACCATACGCCGCCCATGAAAAGCTTAAAGAATTGGACATTGGCATAGAGCCAATTCTCTTCAAGGAATCATTTTACTGTAAACGTTGTCGGATGATGGCGACGGAGAAGACTTGCGGTCACAGGATGGAGGATCGATTAGAAATTAGCATGACGATGATTAGGGACATGATATCCCGGGGGGTTACGCCCCCAGAGGAGGTGATGAGGCCTGAGGTGGCGGAGATTTTACTTCATTTTAGGAGTGAGTTAAGCCGGCCCCGGGAGATAGAAGACGACCGAGACACTCCATCGTCTCAGACAAATCATGGGGCCGTCGTTTAAGAAATGAAAACTGTTAGTCAGAAAGGTTCAGTGAATATCGAAGGAAAAGCCTTGAAAGCTAAAGATTTAGTTTTGATCGCTGTGTTCTCAGCCCTATGGACGGTTTTACAGATCCAGCTCGGTCCAATCATCGGTCGATTCTCTATAGGTCCAATCTCGCTTCACGGCTCTGTGAACAGGGTGGTCGGTTGGCTTCTCATGACCGTGCTGGCCCATCAAACCTCAGGGTTCGGGAAGATTAGCCTTATGAGTACAATTTCTGCGTTTGGCACAAGGACTATAAGAGTCAATCCTCTTGAAGGGTTAATAGTCGGCTCAGGTTATGCGCTTGGGGGCCTCATATTCGACTTGCTGGCCAACATTAAACGCAAATCAGTGGACGAGGCGCCAGCTTATCTTTACCTCCTAATAACCGTCGTATCCAGCCTAGCGGCCTCAACACCTTATTTACTTTCTAGAACGTATTTCTTGGGGCTGAAGGGATTCGTAATAGCCTCGTCTCTGTACTTTTTCTCCACGGTTAAAGGGGTCGTCTTCAGCCTCTTCGGATCCAGCTTAGGGATTCAGATTAATGCTCGTTTGAAGGGATTGGTGCGGATCGAAAGGCTTGAACAGGTTCACGGCTAATGGCCTAGAAATTCGTTTCATCAATTAACTTAATATATAACGGAGTTATACTATGAAGGCATTATTCATTCATAAACAAAAATCCGACGAAGCCAAGAGGTTAAAACATGAAGTCTCTAATCTCCTATGAAATAGAACGGTTCATAAGCCGATACTCGATTGGAAGAGATGAGCCCAAGAGCGAAAGAGGATCATCGCACTTTCTCCGCATAAAGGTTCCAGGGGGAAGACTAACCTCTAAGCAACTTTTGGGAATCGCTGAGCTGGCTCAGAAATATGGGAGGGCTAGAGGAGAGGTAACTGACAGACAGGATATTCAACTCCACTGGATCGAAGCTGAAGACGCTCTAGAAATCTTTCATAGAATGGATGAGTTAGGCTTCACCACCGACATGTGCGGTCAAGGTTTCAGCGGACCTAGATATGGAGATGTAAGGAACATTGTATGTTGCCCGGTGTCTGGAATCGAAGAAGGCGAGCTAATAGACGTCTATCCAATTGTGAAAAAGTTAACCAACTTCTTTACCGGAAACCGAGACTTCCTAGATTTGCCTAGAAAATTCAAGATCGCCATCTCTGGTTGCGGATCAGATTGTACAAGGATTAAAATCAACGACCTCGGGTTAATCGCCGTAGAAAAAGATGGGGAAGCGGGGTTTACAATGATGGTGGGGGGAAGCGTAGGAGCCTCCCTCCCCGGACCCATACTGGCGGAGCCTATGTTCAAATTCATCAAACTGGAAGATCTCTTTGACATCGTAGTGGCGACCGTGGAAACGTTTAGGGACTATGGAAGCCGGGAAAGCAAGGCTAAAGCTAGGTTTAAATGGCTCATCAAAGAATGGGGTGTTAAAAAATTTCTATCCATTTTAGAGAAAAAGGCCGGTAGAAAGCTAGAGGAATATAAAGGGCCCCTCTTTATAAAGGAGAAAGATCACAGTGGAATACAGCCGCAAAAGCAGGAAGGACATTACTACGTTCACATCCCATTGATCGGTGGATTACTCGCCGCTCACGACATGATTAACCTCGCTGAACTCGCGGAAGAGTATGGGAGCGGGGAGCTAAGGCTCACACCTCAACAGAATATCCTAGTTCCGAACATAAAGGATGTGGAAAGCGCTACGAGAATGTTGAAGCGATGCGGCTTCAAACTCGAAGGCGCCGATCTCAGATGGGGGAGCATTGGATGTGCCTCCGATTTTTGCGGTAAAACCAAGCCACCTCACGCCAAGGAGGTGGTGAAAAGCGTAGTGGAACACCTTGAAACTTGTTTCGACCATATTGTATTGAGCGTCGCGGCAATTAGGGTTCATGTCAGCGGATGCCCAAACGACTGCTGCGCCGCTAAGACAGCTGTTGTAGGGTTTCAGGGCAGGCCGACTAAGGAGGGGGTTGAATTAAAGCAACACTACAGTCTTCTTCTCGGAGGGGAGCCTTGGAAAAACAAACTATCCAGGCTAGTCGTCGAAAAAGCTTCGCTGGAAGAGCTGAAAAATGGACTTGAAGCTTTATTAAAAAAATACGTAGAGTTAAGGCATGGGCGTGAAACTTTGGCTGAGTTCTGTAACAGGCATACTATAGAGGAGTTAAAATCATATCTGGAGGGTTTTTAAGGTTTGGAGGAGAAGTTCATTCTTAAAAAGGTTGGTGAGAAACGTTACTTTCTAGATGTCCGGGGAGGAGTCTGCCCGTACCCTCAATTTTTAACCTTAAGAGCGCTCAGCGAGCTTACCCAGGGGGATACGCTGGAAGTCCTTTTGGACAATCCCCCCTCTGTAAGGGATATACCATCCGCCTTAGAGAGGAGAGGATACAGAGTTTCAGAAGTTCTCCCCCTAGAGAAAGGCGTCTGGAAGATCACGGTAACCCTGTGAGGAATCGAGTAGTTTAGTCCTACAAGGAATCCCGGCGTCGCATATTATAAAGTAGGTCTAATAGCTATACGTAGTTTGCGTGGACTTTTAATAACTCCATTTCAGGCCGTTAGGTGCGTCCTCAATGGTGAACCCACTCCTTGAAGTTGATTCCTAAAGTCGTCCGATAGCTCATACTATCCTCCACTCCTCAACTCCTCACAGATCCTTAGCGTGACGCTCATAAGTTCCTCAGCCTTTTCGCCTACTCTTCTATGCGCAGAAACCCGAATATCTCGCCGATTTTCCCCAGCAGCTTGAAAGTCGTCTCTACTCCTCCAATGGATGTACCTGACGAAAGATGTTCGTTGATCCTTTTTCGCCGCTTGCGGGATTACAGCCAAGGCCTTAAGCCTTGCGGCCTATCATTCCTTGACTTACCACTCCATCATTATAATTGTTAAAAGATTAAGGGGCTATGTTACCCTTAACACCTAAGGAGTTTAAGAGTATTGTATGGCGAGAAGGTTATAGAACATTTCAGAAACCCGAGAAATATGGGAGAAATCAAAGATGCTGATTGCGTGAGCACTTTTGAGAAACCTATTTGCTGAGACATGATGACCGTGTACATAGGGTGAAAGTCAGCGGCATAGAAGAATTTTAAACCTTTGGAGCGTTGCCGTAATAGTCACGAGCAGTATGATGAAA
Proteins encoded in this region:
- a CDS encoding phosphoadenylyl-sulfate reductase encodes the protein MSGENELEELKRRFEGETAEEILKWALERFHPKIALASSFGAEDVVLIDMLCRVHVNPRIFTIDTGRLPQETYVLIDRIREKYGITVEVYFPKTEDVEAMTREHGLNLFYKSFDLRVLCCNVRKVEPLTRALKNLEAWITGLRREQASSRANLAKIELDRDHGGLLKINPIADWSRKQVWSYIMENRVPYNELYDKGYSSIGCAPCTRPINSGEDERAGRWWWEEGTVKECGLHHKFRVKNKP
- the sat gene encoding sulfate adenylyltransferase; the encoded protein is MSLRRRGDGTTSEPYGGKLVSRVMDDREKLKLLGELDELPILEVDKRAALDVEKIAVGAYSPLDGFMVEDEYLSVLYKERLLNGLPWTIPIMLTPRFANSVKNVETGEDIILCFQRRPIGVLRLEEKYTYDKRILAKQVYGVHDPHHPDIEKLQASGEIALGGKVKLINPTLEAFRELTPKEARGEFNMRGWSTIAAYQTRNPPHWAHEYIQRCAMEIVDGLFIHPVIGELKRGDFPPEAIIQGYMPLIEHHYPKNRVLLSPLSISMRYAGPKAAVFLAIIRKNYGCTHFIVGRDIAGVENFYEPYAAHEKLKELDIGIEPILFKESFYCKRCRMMATEKTCGHRMEDRLEISMTMIRDMISRGVTPPEEVMRPEVAEILLHFRSELSRPREIEDDRDTPSSQTNHGAVV
- a CDS encoding nitrite/sulfite reductase, with amino-acid sequence MKSLISYEIERFISRYSIGRDEPKSERGSSHFLRIKVPGGRLTSKQLLGIAELAQKYGRARGEVTDRQDIQLHWIEAEDALEIFHRMDELGFTTDMCGQGFSGPRYGDVRNIVCCPVSGIEEGELIDVYPIVKKLTNFFTGNRDFLDLPRKFKIAISGCGSDCTRIKINDLGLIAVEKDGEAGFTMMVGGSVGASLPGPILAEPMFKFIKLEDLFDIVVATVETFRDYGSRESKAKARFKWLIKEWGVKKFLSILEKKAGRKLEEYKGPLFIKEKDHSGIQPQKQEGHYYVHIPLIGGLLAAHDMINLAELAEEYGSGELRLTPQQNILVPNIKDVESATRMLKRCGFKLEGADLRWGSIGCASDFCGKTKPPHAKEVVKSVVEHLETCFDHIVLSVAAIRVHVSGCPNDCCAAKTAVVGFQGRPTKEGVELKQHYSLLLGGEPWKNKLSRLVVEKASLEELKNGLEALLKKYVELRHGRETLAEFCNRHTIEELKSYLEGF
- a CDS encoding sulfurtransferase TusA family protein — translated: MEEKFILKKVGEKRYFLDVRGGVCPYPQFLTLRALSELTQGDTLEVLLDNPPSVRDIPSALERRGYRVSEVLPLEKGVWKITVTL